GCTGGAAATAAAGGAGAGTTTTTCCGGgctttttttggcttttcatCTGTGTTTCACAAAGATGCATAAACTTTCTTCTTGGTATAATGAGGCGTCAATATTAAAAATCCAACACTGATTGCTCCTTGCCAGATACAAGGGAGAATGTCCAGATCTCTGCAGGTAAACATTTCAGGAGCAGAATTTCAGAGCAGCACCACGTGTGCCAGACAGTGCCAGACTTGGGACACAGCCTGGGATCATTGTTCAAACAGTAGATCTGGGAGTGAGAGGAAACGGAAATGCTGCCTTGCCTAAAACTGATTCTAAAAGCCAAAGTGACAATACTGCACTATGTTTACCTAATTGGTGAGGAGTTAGACAGAATCCTGATCCAGATAAGGATTTTGATTCCTTAAAGAGGCAACTTCTTGCTATGCCTGTAAGATATGCTAGAAATGAATGTAATTCACAGTAGGAGTCCCTCTCTCATCATGACATCAAAGAACACAGACAAGCTATAAAGGAGAACGGCCTGGATTCTCTTTATATTAAGAACAcgataaaaagtatttttaattcctATGATCTCACTCCTGCAGATTGTTGTAATGTGGCTTCCCTGATTTTAAACATTGTGGGACTTGGAGTGGAGAAAGCCTCTCTACAGACCCAGAGAAAgttgtgctggcagtgccaatGCTCAGCTCACAGTTGCTCAGTTCTCTGGGATTCACCGTGTGACAAGCGCCAGgatcaggctgtgctgcccagagctgccttaGGAGATGTCAAGAACGCTGTGAGAAAGGCTTTAGGTGCTGTAGAGccagctggtggctgtgctTTCTCCACAGCAATGCAAGGTGAGACTGCAGCTTACAGTGCTCTGCTGGGGTGACTTTGTGCTGTTGAATTGTATCCCCATTGGTCTGTTTAGCCCAGAAATAAGTTTTGTACCTTTAAGGCTGGATTGGAGAGTGaagagaggggaaggaggagcagtGGAATGTCTGAGGGGGTTGTTTTCAAACCCTAGAGACAGGAGTTTCATTGCTTCCTCTCCTGGACTGTGTCACTGTGGTGGAGAGAGGGcgagagctctcctttgcttttgaTAAGTTTTTTGACTAACTAaagcagagaagttccctggacaatttttttttccgtttttttcctggaattatttGAACCTGCTCTGCACTAGGAACCCGGGGAAGCACTGGGAGCTTggagctgtggccagcagggcctggcctgggcagtggcattttccagagctggagggactgagaacagactgagccGAGCTGCCACTGACAGGAGAGAGActttctgaatttgtcatctcttcagagcagcgAGAGGTTTTGCTGTTGGGTATTGTTCATTTAtttgtgctgggcagtgctttgcctgttgaataaacaatttttttccacttcacgGACGAAATTTCTTCTTGAACCATTTGAGGGAGGGGCTGCTTGGATTTCCTTCCtagtggggggggggggggggggggggagggggaagggggggTCGGcacttggaggttttttccccaaattcgccctaaaccaggacattAATACATCAGTAACAAGTGTCTTAAGGAATTGggataatattttcttaaacatTTATGCATAGAAGACATCAAAGCAAAAACAATTGAAAAAGAAAGTACTAAATGACTGATGTAATTGGTTCCATCTTATCTCTACAATAAAATAACTTCATCTTGTAGTCTAGGAACAGATTTTAACAGGAGTTAGTTGATACAAACTTCACATTCATCATCTGTATATCAAAAGAATAGTGTCTTGCAATTCGCTGAACTCCAGTTCCAGGGATTTGTTGATATTATTTCTAAGTGCTTTCCTCCGGCGAGACGGCCGCTCTGTGCCGCCCCGCTCCGCCTCCCACCCAGCCCCTCACGCAGAACGCTCAGAAGAGCCAAAAGCCGCTCCGCCCAAATACCGGATTTAAAGAGCGACGGCAGCGCCCGGTGGGTCTGGCCGGGATCGAAGCTGCGCTGTCGGGCGGTGTTGGTGCCGGTCCGTGCAGCGGTCCCGGAGCTGGGAGCGGCTCCAGCACAGGTACGACCCCGCTCGGTTGTGCCCAGCCCGGGCTCGCTGCGGCCGGAGGGGCCGCGCTGAGGGGAACGGGCCGGTTCTGGCGAGTTCCTTGCGCCGCTTCCCCCGTGTGCCCCtggcctgagctgggcagggagcggCTGCCCGCGGTCTCCTCCTTGCCGCGGATCGCTGGGGACGAGCCGGTGCCGCAGCAGCGATGGCTCATCCCGGTGGCTCTCGGTAGCCCGGAGGTGGCTGCTCCGTGCCCGGCACAGGTTCGGCCGTGGCGCCCCGGGCTCGGCGCCGCTGCTCAGgcgggaggtgtccctgcccggctcagggctggcacggcATGAACTTGAACGAGCCTCAGAGCCCAAAGAGCTGCAGGCGCCGAGTGGAGGCACAAAGCGCCGCATCCTGCCTGCTTCGGGCTCTGGAGGCTCCTTGGCGCCGCCTTCTCGGCCAGGAGCCGCTTCCCGTTGCCGGGCAGGGACCCAAAGCGGCTGTGGCAGCGCTCGGTGTGCCCGGGCTGCGAGCAGCGGGGCAGGGAATGCGGGGACAATGCTGAGCAGCCCGGGGCTGCTGGTTCTTCCTCCCGGGCAGGCGGACTCCGAGGCGCAGCTGTCCTGTCCCCGCAGGCGGCAGCTCGCAGGCGTTGTCAGCGCCTGTCCCGGCacggagctgggctgcagcggCTGCAGAGCCCgaggggccggggctgcgggcacCGGAGAGCTCCCGCAGGCTGCGCTTGTCTCCGCAGGTGCTGCCGCAGCGTCcgggcagcggggacagcgcgggacTGAGCTGGCAGCGCCTTCCTGAGCCTCGGTGTCCCGCAGAGCCGGGATCAGCTGGGACCTGTCATCATGTCCCTTTCCATGGGCCATCCCCGTGGGTGTACAGCTGTTCCCGAGGCCGATCTCCGAAAGGCTTTTTCAGCACTCCTGATGTGTCAGGAGCAAGGGGCTCGTTGTTCTAAGCACAGAGATGCCGGctgtgagctggagcagagtgaATTCTGCTCCATCCATGGGCCGGTAGAGGAGCTCCTATATCGCCAGGAAGCACCAGCAGCCGGGCTGACACACGTGCCTGAGGTGCAAGAAGCCACATGTCGTAATCTCAGGCACCCCACTCGTGAGCGTGCAGTGAGTGAAGATGTGGAGAATGGAATCTGCAGCAGCGATGGCAGCGTGAGGGagcccctggatccccaggGCACATCAGCAACCGGCCATGGGCACAGAAGCATCCTCAGCAAATTGCCGGGTGAGTGCAGGGCCACGCCTGTGGCCTCTAGGGAGGGCCAGTGTCACTGgcaaggacagggctggcaggtgtGTGGCTGTTTCCCGATGTGTGGAAGAGGCCTCGTGCTGCGCTCGgccccagcagtggctggaagCGGCAGCCGCAGCTGCCCCCaaggctgtgcagctctcctgctgcagcctgtccccagcccgctgtccctggctgtccccacagctgtgtccctgcctgtgtccagGCTCTTGGCtctctggctgccagctgagggaggagcaaacaggctgagagctcctcctgtgctccccGGCCATTGGGGCAGCAGCTTCGAGGGCCGGCTGTGCttctggcagccagcagctctttcctgcTCCAGGCGAGTGGTTCAGCTGCCATCCCGTGCTCCCCTTGGTGCTGATCCTGCTCCTGTTGCTGGTGCTGGCGTTGGCGGTGGCCTTGGCTgtgggaggggcagcagcctgggcccAGCCCCTCGGGGCAGAGCggggtccctgctccctgcacagggcaATCCTCAcaccttctcctcttccccctgcagcaccacaggctCCAGTTCCACCTGCGACTACTCCCGTGGTTCTGGGCTGTCCCCCTCGCTGGGTTGGATACAATGGACTCTGCTACTACTTCTCCAGGGATTACAGAACCTGGGATGAGGGTCAGGAGCGGTGCTCGGAGCTCGGGGCCTCCCTGGCCATTGTCAAGGATGAGGCAATGGTGAGTGAGGGGCTGCGGGCGCTGTGGGGTGGCTGAGGGGAGCCTGGGGGTGCTCCTGGGCCgggctgggtgctggtggggctggggctgcagccctgtgccgGGGCCTTGCAGGGAAGGAGCCCCGGGGCCGTGTCCCCCCGAGGGCCCggggcagctcccactgctctctCCTTGGCAGGATTTGCTCTTCCGCCTCGGCGGGAACGGCGATTACTGGGTGGGGCTGCGCAGATGGGGCGAGCACCTGCAGTGGGGGGAcggcagcagcttcagctcctcGTGAGTACcggggagccaggcagggcatggggggacaggggcacaaCGTGTTCCCTGGGAACCAGcgctgcctctgctcctccctgcagggttCCTGTCCTGGGCAATTCCGAGTGTGTGTACCTGGCTGAGGAGAAATTCAGGAGTGTGATCTGCTCGAATCCGCAGCCGTATCTCTGCAGCAAGCCCCGAGCTCCCCTGTAACAGGGGCTGGAGAAAGGAGCTTCTCCACGCTGGGCAGTCCCAGCTTCAcctctcagcccagctcagggctgtcctTTCTCAGCTGCACCCTGTGCCTTGCACTTGCTCTCAGGGTCACCTCAGTGCCTGTTCATCCCCCTGCCAGCGCTGGGCTGGCTGTTCAAAGGAAAAGTCTCTGCAATCCATCCTGCCAGCCGTGCTAGCTGGAGTGAGGGGATTGCCCTCACTGCACAACAAGCTCTGGTTGAAGAATGgtctctctctctgcctgtgtCTCTGTCTATCTCTCTGTCTGTCTTTTTGTCTGTTGTGAAGGA
The DNA window shown above is from Oenanthe melanoleuca isolate GR-GAL-2019-014 chromosome 6, OMel1.0, whole genome shotgun sequence and carries:
- the LOC130254926 gene encoding C-type lectin domain family 2 member H-like; its protein translation is MCQEQGARCSKHRDAGCELEQSEFCSIHGPVEELLYRQEAPAAGLTHVPEVQEATCRNLRHPTRERAVSEDVENGICSSDGSVREPLDPQGTSATGHGHRSILSKLPGEWFSCHPVLPLVLILLLLLVLALAVALAVGGAAAWAQPLGAERGPCSLHRAILTPSPLPPAAPQAPVPPATTPVVLGCPPRWVGYNGLCYYFSRDYRTWDEGQERCSELGASLAIVKDEAMDLLFRLGGNGDYWVGLRRWGEHLQWGDGSSFSSSVPVLGNSECVYLAEEKFRSVICSNPQPYLCSKPRAPL